In Nilaparvata lugens isolate BPH chromosome 5, ASM1435652v1, whole genome shotgun sequence, the following proteins share a genomic window:
- the LOC111048252 gene encoding gastrula zinc finger protein XlCGF57.1-like isoform X1 produces MADIKYEMNIEHSVPWLGKQEPLDEQQVKSEPGDSNEWPEDMADIKYEMNIEHSVPWLGKQEPLDEQQVSSIPVNVEKTIPNEVIDVENGDMEKVRPSNKETIILPTPYVKLYRIDVLDRIARTFHQKQSSNNDYMSSSDCSGNDSYEVTERISEGETENYEMEEEEEEEEEEEEEEEEYNANNDEKAEQDTNEGEVKLREKIVDGDGDKEEILSHKTTVEKPHQCTVCTKRFTLSSSLAVHMRTHTKEKPFQCTVCTKRFTVSSSLAVHMRTHTKEKPFQCTVCTKRFTVSSSLAVHMRTHTKEKPFQCTVCTKRFTVSSSLAVHMRTHTKEKPFQCTVCTKRFTVSSSLAVHMRTHTKEKPFQCTVCTKRFTVSSSLAVHMRTHTKEKPFQCTVCTKRFTVSSSLAVHMRTHTKEKPFQCTVCTKRFTVSSSLAVHMRTHTKEKPFQCTVCTKRFTVSSSLAVHMRTHTKEKPFQCTVCTKRFTQSGSLTAHMRIHTKEKPFQCTVCTKRFTVSSSLAVHMRTHTKEKPFQCTVCTKRFTVSSNLAVHMRTHTKEKPFQCTVCTKRFTQSGSLTTHMRTHTIL; encoded by the exons ATGGCAGACATAAAATATGAGATGAACATAGAACACAGCGTGCCCTGGCTTGGAAAGCAGGAGCCTCTTGATGAACAACAG GTGAAGTCTGAGCCAGGGGATTCGAATGAATGGCCAGAAGACATGGCAGACATAAAATATGAGATGAACATAGAACACAGCGTGCCCTGGCTTGGAAAGCAGGAGCCTCTTGATGAACAACAG GTGTCATCCATTCCTGTAAACGTGGAGAAAACAATCCCAAATGAAGTCATAGACGTTGAAAACGGAGACATGGAGAAAGTGCGACCTTCGAACAAAG AGACAATAATTCTACCCACACCATATGTAAAACTGTATCGCATCGATGTGCTGGATAGAATTGCCAGAACCTTCCACCAAAAGCAGAGCTCAAATAATGATTAT aTGTCATCATCAGATTGTAGTGGTAATGATTCTTATGAAGTAACTGAACGAATCAGTGAAGGGGAGACTGAAAATTATGAaatggaagaagaggaagaagaagaagaagaagaagaagaagaagaagaagaatacaacGCTAACAACGACGAAAAAGCAGAACAAGACACAAATGAAGGAGAGGTcaaattaagagaaaaaatagtaGATGGAGATGGAGACAAAGAAGAAATTCTATCACACAAAACTACTGTTGAAAAACCACATCAGTGTACAGTTTGTACAAAAAGGTTCACTCTGTCTAGTAGTTTGGCTGTTCATATGCGCACTCACACTAAAGAGAAGCCtttccagtgtacagtctgtacaaaAAGGTTCACTGTGTCTAGTAGTTTGGCTGTTCATATGCGCACTCACACTAAAGAGAAGCCtttccagtgtacagtctgtacaaaAAGGTTCACTGTGTCTAGTAGTTTGGCTGTTCATATGCGCACTCACACTAAAGAGAAGCCCttccagtgtacagtctgtacaaaAAGGTTCACTGTGTCTAGTAGTTTGGCTGTTCATATGCGCACTCACACTAAAGAGAAGCCtttccagtgtacagtctgtacaaaAAGGTTCACTGTGTCTAGTAGTTTGGCTGTTCATATGCGCACTCACACTAAAGAGAAGCCtttccagtgtacagtctgtacaaaAAGGTTCACTGTGTCTAGTAGTTTGGCTGTTCATATGCGCACTCACACTAAAGAGAAGCCtttccagtgtacagtctgtacaaaAAGGTTCACTGTGTCTAGTAGTTTGGCTGTTCATATGCGCACTCACACTAAAGAGAAGCCtttccagtgtacagtctgtacaaaAAGGTTCACTGTGTCTAGTAGTTTGGCTGTTCATATGCGCactcacaccaaagagaagcccttccagtgtacagtctgtacaaaAAGGTTCACTGTGTCTAGTAGTTTGGCTGTTCATATGCGCACTCACACTAAAGAGAAGCCtttccagtgtacagtctgtacaaaAAGGTTCACTCAGTCTGGTAGTTTGACTGCTCATATGCGCATtcacaccaaagagaagcccttccagtgtacagtctgtaccAAACGGTTCACTGTGTCTAGTAGTTTGGCTGTTCATATGCGCACTCACACTAAAGAGAAGCCtttccagtgtacagtctgtacaaaAAGGTTCACTGTGTCTAGTAATTTGGCTGTTCATATGCGCACTCACACTAAAGAGAAGCCtttccagtgtacagtctgtacaaaAAG GTTCACTCAGTCTGGTAGTTTGACTACTCATATGCGCACTCACACCATACTGTGA
- the LOC111046711 gene encoding protein O-mannosyl-transferase TMTC4 isoform X1: protein MSAGLGFQSPTISRKSQCILIIIVASLSFAISLDGDFVFDDSEAIVNNKDIKLTTPLLQVLQNDFWGTNMLHNKSHKSYRPVTVITYKMNLLLSDGELTPFKFKLTNLLLHVIACLFCFTMYEKLLDGSQPKIVFLSAILFAIHPIHTEAVANVVGRAELLCTIFGLLGFLFFCKTRYVENYFTNILWTFISILFVGLSMFSKEQGITIFSICILYDLIIVNRIRIKDIAQFIAINFRSNQHESYQKTKMVELLNISERQFRFLCIRTILIGASGVAFMYLRLKIMGSLPTFQEVDNPASFLENSALKTMNYFYIYSLNAWLLLCPDWLCFDWSMGCVPLITSLSDSRIFAVVLFIFVLSSVCLSVVRFENNKLQRASLLALSIILLTFLPASNLFFRVGFVVAERVLYLPSIGYCLLVSIGFHKLAGHFHQIDRL, encoded by the exons ATGAGTGCCGGTCTCGGATTTCAATCGCCCACAATCTCACGTAAATCTCAATGCATTTTGATTATAATAGTTGCTTCATTATCATTTGCCATTTCTCTTGATGGAGATTTTGTTTTCGATGATTCCGAAGCCATCGTTAACAACAAAGATATCAAACTTACGACTCCATTACTACAAGTTTTACAAAATGACTTCTGGGGGACAAACATGCTGCACAATAAAAGTCATAAATCGTACCGACCTGTTACAGTTATTACATACAAAATGAACTTGCTTCTTAGTGATGGAGAGTTAAcaccattcaaattcaaactgaCTAATCTTCTTTTACATGTGATAGCttgtttattttgtttcacAATGTATGAAAAGCTTCTCGATGGGTCCCAACCAAAAATAGTGTTTCTATCAGCGATATTATTTGCAATACATCCAATACATACGGAAGCCGTAGCAAACGTTGTCGGAAGAGCAGAACTATTATGCACAATTTTTGGACTCTtgggttttttatttttttgtaaaacaaGATATGTAGAGAATTACTTCACAAATATACTGTGGACTTTCATTAGCATCTTATTTGTTGGACTGTCTATGTTTAGCAAAGAACAAGGTATTACAATTTTCAGTATTTGTATATTGTATGATCTCATTATTGTCAATAGAATTCGGATTAAGGATATTGCTCAATTTATAGCGATTAATTTCAGATCAAATCAACATGAATCATATCAGAAAACGAAGATGGTGGAGTTATTGAACATAAGTGAGAGACAATTCAGGTTTTTATGTATAAGAACAATCTTAATAGGAGCGAGTGGTGTTGCatttatgtatttgcgattaaAAATTATGGGTTCACTGCCCACCTTCCAGGAAGTTGACAATCCAGCATCTTTTCTTGAAAATAGTGCATTGAAAACTATGAACTACTTTTACATTTATTCGTTAAATGCGTGGCTGCTGCTTTGTCCAGATTGGCTGTGCTTTGATTGGTCCATGGGATGTGTGCCTTTAATAACGTCTTTGAGTGATTCGAGAATATTTGCagttgttttatttatttttgtattatccagTGTGTGTCTGAGTGTGGTGAGATTTGAGAACAACAAATTGCAGAGGGCTTCCTTACTGGCATTGAGCATTATTTTGTTGACGTTTCTGCCAGCAAGCAATCTCTTCTTCAGAGTTGGCTTTGTCGTGGCTGAAAGAGTACTCTACCTGCCATCGATTGGATATTGTTTGCTTGTATCAATCGGATTCCACAAATTGGCTggtcattttcatcaaatagACAGATTGTG A
- the LOC111048252 gene encoding gastrula zinc finger protein XlCGF57.1-like isoform X2, with product MADIKYEMNIEHSVPWLGKQEPLDEQQVKSEPGDSNEWPEDMADIKYEMNIEHSVPWLGKQEPLDEQQVSSIPVNVEKTIPNEVIDVENGDMEKVRPSNKETIILPTPYVKLYRIDVLDRIARTFHQKQSSNNDYMSSSDCSGNDSYEVTERISEGETENYEMEEEEEEEEEEEEEEEEYNANNDEKAEQDTNEGEVKLREKIVDGDGDKEEILSHKTTVEKPHQCTVCTKRFTVSSSLAVHMRTHTKEKPFQCTVCTKRFTVSSSLAVHMRTHTKEKPFQCTVCTKRFTVSSSLAVHMRTHTKEKPFQCTVCTKRFTVSSSLAVHMRTHTKEKPFQCTVCTKRFTVSSSLAVHMRTHTKEKPFQCTVCTKRFTVSSSLAVHMRTHTKEKPFQCTVCTKRFTVSSSLAVHMRTHTKEKPFQCTVCTKRFTVSSSLAVHMRTHTKEKPFQCTVCTKRFTQSGSLTAHMRIHTKEKPFQCTVCTKRFTVSSSLAVHMRTHTKEKPFQCTVCTKRFTVSSNLAVHMRTHTKEKPFQCTVCTKRFTQSGSLTTHMRTHTIL from the exons ATGGCAGACATAAAATATGAGATGAACATAGAACACAGCGTGCCCTGGCTTGGAAAGCAGGAGCCTCTTGATGAACAACAG GTGAAGTCTGAGCCAGGGGATTCGAATGAATGGCCAGAAGACATGGCAGACATAAAATATGAGATGAACATAGAACACAGCGTGCCCTGGCTTGGAAAGCAGGAGCCTCTTGATGAACAACAG GTGTCATCCATTCCTGTAAACGTGGAGAAAACAATCCCAAATGAAGTCATAGACGTTGAAAACGGAGACATGGAGAAAGTGCGACCTTCGAACAAAG AGACAATAATTCTACCCACACCATATGTAAAACTGTATCGCATCGATGTGCTGGATAGAATTGCCAGAACCTTCCACCAAAAGCAGAGCTCAAATAATGATTAT aTGTCATCATCAGATTGTAGTGGTAATGATTCTTATGAAGTAACTGAACGAATCAGTGAAGGGGAGACTGAAAATTATGAaatggaagaagaggaagaagaagaagaagaagaagaagaagaagaagaagaatacaacGCTAACAACGACGAAAAAGCAGAACAAGACACAAATGAAGGAGAGGTcaaattaagagaaaaaatagtaGATGGAGATGGAGACAAAGAAGAAATTCTATCACACAAAACTACTGTTGAAAAACCACATCAGTGTACAGTTTGTACAAAAAG GTTCACTGTGTCTAGTAGTTTGGCTGTTCATATGCGCACTCACACTAAAGAGAAGCCtttccagtgtacagtctgtacaaaAAGGTTCACTGTGTCTAGTAGTTTGGCTGTTCATATGCGCACTCACACTAAAGAGAAGCCCttccagtgtacagtctgtacaaaAAGGTTCACTGTGTCTAGTAGTTTGGCTGTTCATATGCGCACTCACACTAAAGAGAAGCCtttccagtgtacagtctgtacaaaAAGGTTCACTGTGTCTAGTAGTTTGGCTGTTCATATGCGCACTCACACTAAAGAGAAGCCtttccagtgtacagtctgtacaaaAAGGTTCACTGTGTCTAGTAGTTTGGCTGTTCATATGCGCACTCACACTAAAGAGAAGCCtttccagtgtacagtctgtacaaaAAGGTTCACTGTGTCTAGTAGTTTGGCTGTTCATATGCGCACTCACACTAAAGAGAAGCCtttccagtgtacagtctgtacaaaAAGGTTCACTGTGTCTAGTAGTTTGGCTGTTCATATGCGCactcacaccaaagagaagcccttccagtgtacagtctgtacaaaAAGGTTCACTGTGTCTAGTAGTTTGGCTGTTCATATGCGCACTCACACTAAAGAGAAGCCtttccagtgtacagtctgtacaaaAAGGTTCACTCAGTCTGGTAGTTTGACTGCTCATATGCGCATtcacaccaaagagaagcccttccagtgtacagtctgtaccAAACGGTTCACTGTGTCTAGTAGTTTGGCTGTTCATATGCGCACTCACACTAAAGAGAAGCCtttccagtgtacagtctgtacaaaAAGGTTCACTGTGTCTAGTAATTTGGCTGTTCATATGCGCACTCACACTAAAGAGAAGCCtttccagtgtacagtctgtacaaaAAG GTTCACTCAGTCTGGTAGTTTGACTACTCATATGCGCACTCACACCATACTGTGA
- the LOC111048252 gene encoding gastrula zinc finger protein XlCGF57.1-like isoform X4 has product MADIKYEMNIEHSVPWLGKQEPLDEQQVKSEPGDSNEWPEDMADIKYEMNIEHSVPWLGKQEPLDEQQMSSSDCSGNDSYEVTERISEGETENYEMEEEEEEEEEEEEEEEEYNANNDEKAEQDTNEGEVKLREKIVDGDGDKEEILSHKTTVEKPHQCTVCTKRFTLSSSLAVHMRTHTKEKPFQCTVCTKRFTVSSSLAVHMRTHTKEKPFQCTVCTKRFTVSSSLAVHMRTHTKEKPFQCTVCTKRFTVSSSLAVHMRTHTKEKPFQCTVCTKRFTVSSSLAVHMRTHTKEKPFQCTVCTKRFTVSSSLAVHMRTHTKEKPFQCTVCTKRFTVSSSLAVHMRTHTKEKPFQCTVCTKRFTVSSSLAVHMRTHTKEKPFQCTVCTKRFTVSSSLAVHMRTHTKEKPFQCTVCTKRFTQSGSLTAHMRIHTKEKPFQCTVCTKRFTVSSSLAVHMRTHTKEKPFQCTVCTKRFTVSSNLAVHMRTHTKEKPFQCTVCTKRFTQSGSLTTHMRTHTIL; this is encoded by the exons ATGGCAGACATAAAATATGAGATGAACATAGAACACAGCGTGCCCTGGCTTGGAAAGCAGGAGCCTCTTGATGAACAACAG GTGAAGTCTGAGCCAGGGGATTCGAATGAATGGCCAGAAGACATGGCAGACATAAAATATGAGATGAACATAGAACACAGCGTGCCCTGGCTTGGAAAGCAGGAGCCTCTTGATGAACAACAG aTGTCATCATCAGATTGTAGTGGTAATGATTCTTATGAAGTAACTGAACGAATCAGTGAAGGGGAGACTGAAAATTATGAaatggaagaagaggaagaagaagaagaagaagaagaagaagaagaagaagaatacaacGCTAACAACGACGAAAAAGCAGAACAAGACACAAATGAAGGAGAGGTcaaattaagagaaaaaatagtaGATGGAGATGGAGACAAAGAAGAAATTCTATCACACAAAACTACTGTTGAAAAACCACATCAGTGTACAGTTTGTACAAAAAGGTTCACTCTGTCTAGTAGTTTGGCTGTTCATATGCGCACTCACACTAAAGAGAAGCCtttccagtgtacagtctgtacaaaAAGGTTCACTGTGTCTAGTAGTTTGGCTGTTCATATGCGCACTCACACTAAAGAGAAGCCtttccagtgtacagtctgtacaaaAAGGTTCACTGTGTCTAGTAGTTTGGCTGTTCATATGCGCACTCACACTAAAGAGAAGCCCttccagtgtacagtctgtacaaaAAGGTTCACTGTGTCTAGTAGTTTGGCTGTTCATATGCGCACTCACACTAAAGAGAAGCCtttccagtgtacagtctgtacaaaAAGGTTCACTGTGTCTAGTAGTTTGGCTGTTCATATGCGCACTCACACTAAAGAGAAGCCtttccagtgtacagtctgtacaaaAAGGTTCACTGTGTCTAGTAGTTTGGCTGTTCATATGCGCACTCACACTAAAGAGAAGCCtttccagtgtacagtctgtacaaaAAGGTTCACTGTGTCTAGTAGTTTGGCTGTTCATATGCGCACTCACACTAAAGAGAAGCCtttccagtgtacagtctgtacaaaAAGGTTCACTGTGTCTAGTAGTTTGGCTGTTCATATGCGCactcacaccaaagagaagcccttccagtgtacagtctgtacaaaAAGGTTCACTGTGTCTAGTAGTTTGGCTGTTCATATGCGCACTCACACTAAAGAGAAGCCtttccagtgtacagtctgtacaaaAAGGTTCACTCAGTCTGGTAGTTTGACTGCTCATATGCGCATtcacaccaaagagaagcccttccagtgtacagtctgtaccAAACGGTTCACTGTGTCTAGTAGTTTGGCTGTTCATATGCGCACTCACACTAAAGAGAAGCCtttccagtgtacagtctgtacaaaAAGGTTCACTGTGTCTAGTAATTTGGCTGTTCATATGCGCACTCACACTAAAGAGAAGCCtttccagtgtacagtctgtacaaaAAG GTTCACTCAGTCTGGTAGTTTGACTACTCATATGCGCACTCACACCATACTGTGA
- the LOC111048252 gene encoding gastrula zinc finger protein XlCGF57.1-like isoform X3 → MADIKYEMNIEHSVPWLGKQEPLDEQQVSSIPVNVEKTIPNEVIDVENGDMEKVRPSNKETIILPTPYVKLYRIDVLDRIARTFHQKQSSNNDYMSSSDCSGNDSYEVTERISEGETENYEMEEEEEEEEEEEEEEEEYNANNDEKAEQDTNEGEVKLREKIVDGDGDKEEILSHKTTVEKPHQCTVCTKRFTLSSSLAVHMRTHTKEKPFQCTVCTKRFTVSSSLAVHMRTHTKEKPFQCTVCTKRFTVSSSLAVHMRTHTKEKPFQCTVCTKRFTVSSSLAVHMRTHTKEKPFQCTVCTKRFTVSSSLAVHMRTHTKEKPFQCTVCTKRFTVSSSLAVHMRTHTKEKPFQCTVCTKRFTVSSSLAVHMRTHTKEKPFQCTVCTKRFTVSSSLAVHMRTHTKEKPFQCTVCTKRFTVSSSLAVHMRTHTKEKPFQCTVCTKRFTQSGSLTAHMRIHTKEKPFQCTVCTKRFTVSSSLAVHMRTHTKEKPFQCTVCTKRFTVSSNLAVHMRTHTKEKPFQCTVCTKRFTQSGSLTTHMRTHTIL, encoded by the exons ATGGCAGACATAAAATATGAGATGAACATAGAACACAGCGTGCCCTGGCTTGGAAAGCAGGAGCCTCTTGATGAACAACAG GTGTCATCCATTCCTGTAAACGTGGAGAAAACAATCCCAAATGAAGTCATAGACGTTGAAAACGGAGACATGGAGAAAGTGCGACCTTCGAACAAAG AGACAATAATTCTACCCACACCATATGTAAAACTGTATCGCATCGATGTGCTGGATAGAATTGCCAGAACCTTCCACCAAAAGCAGAGCTCAAATAATGATTAT aTGTCATCATCAGATTGTAGTGGTAATGATTCTTATGAAGTAACTGAACGAATCAGTGAAGGGGAGACTGAAAATTATGAaatggaagaagaggaagaagaagaagaagaagaagaagaagaagaagaagaatacaacGCTAACAACGACGAAAAAGCAGAACAAGACACAAATGAAGGAGAGGTcaaattaagagaaaaaatagtaGATGGAGATGGAGACAAAGAAGAAATTCTATCACACAAAACTACTGTTGAAAAACCACATCAGTGTACAGTTTGTACAAAAAGGTTCACTCTGTCTAGTAGTTTGGCTGTTCATATGCGCACTCACACTAAAGAGAAGCCtttccagtgtacagtctgtacaaaAAGGTTCACTGTGTCTAGTAGTTTGGCTGTTCATATGCGCACTCACACTAAAGAGAAGCCtttccagtgtacagtctgtacaaaAAGGTTCACTGTGTCTAGTAGTTTGGCTGTTCATATGCGCACTCACACTAAAGAGAAGCCCttccagtgtacagtctgtacaaaAAGGTTCACTGTGTCTAGTAGTTTGGCTGTTCATATGCGCACTCACACTAAAGAGAAGCCtttccagtgtacagtctgtacaaaAAGGTTCACTGTGTCTAGTAGTTTGGCTGTTCATATGCGCACTCACACTAAAGAGAAGCCtttccagtgtacagtctgtacaaaAAGGTTCACTGTGTCTAGTAGTTTGGCTGTTCATATGCGCACTCACACTAAAGAGAAGCCtttccagtgtacagtctgtacaaaAAGGTTCACTGTGTCTAGTAGTTTGGCTGTTCATATGCGCACTCACACTAAAGAGAAGCCtttccagtgtacagtctgtacaaaAAGGTTCACTGTGTCTAGTAGTTTGGCTGTTCATATGCGCactcacaccaaagagaagcccttccagtgtacagtctgtacaaaAAGGTTCACTGTGTCTAGTAGTTTGGCTGTTCATATGCGCACTCACACTAAAGAGAAGCCtttccagtgtacagtctgtacaaaAAGGTTCACTCAGTCTGGTAGTTTGACTGCTCATATGCGCATtcacaccaaagagaagcccttccagtgtacagtctgtaccAAACGGTTCACTGTGTCTAGTAGTTTGGCTGTTCATATGCGCACTCACACTAAAGAGAAGCCtttccagtgtacagtctgtacaaaAAGGTTCACTGTGTCTAGTAATTTGGCTGTTCATATGCGCACTCACACTAAAGAGAAGCCtttccagtgtacagtctgtacaaaAAG GTTCACTCAGTCTGGTAGTTTGACTACTCATATGCGCACTCACACCATACTGTGA